TAGCAAAGTGAGACAGACGGCACATTTTCGACCGGTTGGCTTGGCCTCAATGGGGCTCGGCCATTATGCAGTTGTTAACTCTGTGTGGGACGCCGCGCGCACGCTCCTGCGCGACTGGCCGGTAGACGACGGCGAAGAGTATTTCGAGGCCGTCAAGTCGTGCCTGGATGCGATTATCGGCGATCTCCCACCGGAACATGTGCGGGCGGCCTTCATCAGGGCGGCACAGGAGGCTGGCATCGCCGTCATAGAAGCGGCGGACTGAATACTCTCCGCGCTTCCACACTTATTCCTCAAAGCCAGATCGTCCCGACGCTTGACTTTTCCTGCCGAAGTTCTAAAATAGAACAAAACAGGAACATTGGAGATGATCATGACGCATACGGAACAGGTGATCGCCAACGCCCTCGCGCTTGTCGAAGCCTCCCGCGCAGCCCGCGAGCGGGATCAACAGCGGCGTGCCGCCTGGCAGAGAAAGGTCGAACTCAGCCGGCCGCTGCCGCCCTTGCCGCGCCCGGTTCAATTGCCGTTGGCGCTGAACTGATGCAGCCGGCAAAAGCCTTGGAACCCCATCGGGCACGCCCCGAACAAGCTGGGCTCGATCAAGCCTGGCCCGATCAAGCTTGGCCCGATCAAGCTTGGGAAGTCGAAGCCGTGCTTGCCTGGCATGACGACAATGCCAAGGCGGCGATACGCTCGCTGCTTGATGACTGCAAACATCTCCGCCAGCAACTGGCGCTGGCGGAAAGCGTGATGAGCCGCGGGATGGCCCGCGGGTGGGCGCCGCGATACGAGCGGGATGCTCTCTGAAAGATCGATGCTGCCTGGTCTATAGTGCGGCATCCTTCAATGCTCCTCATCCTTGTGCATAGCCCATCGGGCGGAGCCTCGACGGATCTGTCGCTGGGCTGCTTCTTGTCATCTCACATCTGGCGCCGAACACCCGCCTCGTCCTTCGAGGCTTCGGCCTATGGCCAACGCACGTCAGGATGAGGCTCTCTTGGGCCTTGTGCGGCGGCTGACAACGAAAGTGACCTACTCGCAGTGGCGATTGGCTCCGGCGCGCGGTGGTGCTTTGCGTTGCCGCTTATGCAGCAAGGCCGACATTTGCGAGATAGGCTTCCAGAGCCCAGGCGTGAGCAGACGCAATGATAGCGCCGACATAGCCGTCCGGACGCACGAGCACCCAGTCGCCCGATGCCAGACCGTAGGCATCATGGAAATGCCCGCCTTCGTCGATCACATCTCCGCGCCGGCCGATCCAGTGGATATGCAGGCCCGGGCGCGACGGCACGGCAGCTTGCTCGGCCTCATAGCCCAGCAGCGTCCAGTGCGGCCCCTTGAACAGTTCGAACAGACGCGTCGGCTGGCCGGCGACACCTCTAAGCGGCGCATCGGGCGCACGGTCGCCCGCAAGCAGGCCGGCGCTCCGCTCCGGCTTTTCCAGCGCGAAGGAGGAGGCATAGCCGATATCGAGTTGATGGACCTCGCGGCCGCGCCGCATATCGCCTCGCTTCATGGCGTCGAGAAGATTGGTCGCCAGCCCGAGCACGGCGGCGGCGACTGGACGACGCTCTTCCTCATAGCTGTCGAGCAGCGCGTCGGGAGCGCCGGCAGTGACTGCGGCCAGTTTCCATCCGAGATTATAGGCATCCTGAACGCTGGTATTCAGACCCTGTCCGCCGGTCGGCGGATGCGTATGGGCGGCATCGCCGGCCAGGAACACGCGGCCGAGCCGGTAGCGATCGGCAAGCCGGGCGTTCATGTGGAAGGCTGACGCCCAGGAGACCGATTGGACCTCGATGTCGTCGCGGCCGCTGCGCTCCTTCACCAGCGCAGTCAAGCCTGCCGCGGAGAGATCGACTTCGCCTTCGAGCGGGATGGGTCCCTGGATCTGGAACAGATCCGTTCCCGCCAGCGGGCAAATGGCGGTCTGTCGCTGCATGTCGCCATCGCCGAAGCGATGCCAAGCGTCGCGGTCCAATCCGGTCAGAATGACATCAGCGACGACGGCGCGCACGCCGAGCGTCTTGCCGGGAAAGCCGATATCGAGCGCATGGCGCACGAAGCTGCGGCCGCCATCGGCGCCGACGAGCCAGCGCACGCGGACGGTCTCTTCGCCGGATGTGCCTTTAAGCCGCGCAGTCACGCCCGCCTCATCCTGTTCGAAGCCGATGAGTTCGCTGGCGAATTCGGGCCGGTGCCCCAGCTCGAGCAGGCGCTCGCGCATCACCCCCTCGGTCAGGAACTGCGGCACCATCAGGGGAAGATGATAAGGCTCGGCCGGCGTCGGCTCCCCACCTACCACGGCGTCGGATTCGCTGAAGCTGCCGTCGTCGCGATATTCCCGCTGCCGGGGATAGGCGCCGCCCAGCGCGACGATCCGGTCGAGAATGCCGAGATCCTCGAACACCTCCTGGCTTCGCGGCTGAATACCCTTGCCACGGGAACCGCGGAACGGGTCGTTCAATTTTTCGATCAGGCGGAAGGAGACGCCCCGCCGCGCCAACTCGATTGCCAGCGTCAGGCCGGCAGCCCCGGCGCCCGATATCAGCACGTCGACTGTGGAATTCTCTGTCATTGATTTCTCCATATGTGTATTATGCACATAAC
This Rhizobium brockwellii DNA region includes the following protein-coding sequences:
- a CDS encoding FAD-dependent oxidoreductase; the encoded protein is MTENSTVDVLISGAGAAGLTLAIELARRGVSFRLIEKLNDPFRGSRGKGIQPRSQEVFEDLGILDRIVALGGAYPRQREYRDDGSFSESDAVVGGEPTPAEPYHLPLMVPQFLTEGVMRERLLELGHRPEFASELIGFEQDEAGVTARLKGTSGEETVRVRWLVGADGGRSFVRHALDIGFPGKTLGVRAVVADVILTGLDRDAWHRFGDGDMQRQTAICPLAGTDLFQIQGPIPLEGEVDLSAAGLTALVKERSGRDDIEVQSVSWASAFHMNARLADRYRLGRVFLAGDAAHTHPPTGGQGLNTSVQDAYNLGWKLAAVTAGAPDALLDSYEEERRPVAAAVLGLATNLLDAMKRGDMRRGREVHQLDIGYASSFALEKPERSAGLLAGDRAPDAPLRGVAGQPTRLFELFKGPHWTLLGYEAEQAAVPSRPGLHIHWIGRRGDVIDEGGHFHDAYGLASGDWVLVRPDGYVGAIIASAHAWALEAYLANVGLAA
- a CDS encoding DUF982 domain-containing protein is translated as MRQTAHFRPVGLASMGLGHYAVVNSVWDAARTLLRDWPVDDGEEYFEAVKSCLDAIIGDLPPEHVRAAFIRAAQEAGIAVIEAAD